From the Candidatus Nanopelagicus hibericus genome, the window AGATAAGCCGCCCAAAAGAAAAGCTGAATCCAAGAGGTATTTACATCAAAACCAATAGTGCCAGCAAGTACTGAGCCAGCTATTGAATCCTTCGCCATTACAGATGAGATATCCCAAGCGTAAGAGCCATCACCTGGAATCCAACCAAGCTCTTGATACTCATGCACTCCATAGGAGAGAACTCCTGCTGCCACAACAATCAGTGCAACACCAGTGATAGTAAAAAACTTACTTAGATTAAGTTGAATAGCTCGGTTATAGATTAAATACCCCAAAACTACCGCCAGAGTTAAACCTAAAACTAATCCAACAGATGCTGAGGATGTTGCAGCAACTGTCTTGAAGTTTGTATAAACAAATAGCGCAGTCTCTAATCCTTCACGGGCAACTGCAAAAAAGGCTGCAGCTGCAAGTGCTAATGGACCAGCAGAAAGGGCGTTATCGACCTTGCCATGCAACTCATCTCTTAAAGTTCTTGCTGCCCGCTTCATCCAAAAAACCATCCAGGTAACTAGGGCCACTGCCAAAAATGATGTCGTGCCAGCAAAGAATTGCTCACCGCGCTCACTTAACTCAGCTGAGGTGAAGGATAAAAAGCCGCCCAATGCAAAGCTGGCAGCAAGTGCCAACGCCACACCACTCCAAATTGGAGCAAGTAAGTTTCTACGATCTGTCTTGACCACATATGCAACTAAAATTCCCACAATTAATGCAGCCTCGAGCCCCTCACGAAGGGCGATTAGAAATGTACTTAACATGGGATTAGCATAAACCTAAGAAATTGAATTACGCAACTTAAGTGTTGCGTAATTCCTATCACATTACGGCCCCGCTACCTCAGGCTCAGATTCACTCTCTACCGGCTCTGGAATTAACACCGGCTCAATCTCAGATAGACATGCGGCGATAATTGATGTCACCTGTTCAATCTGCCAGGGGCGTGCGCCCATTTTTTCCAATTCACCTTTTACAAATCCTTCATACTCACTGCTTTCACTTGGTGGATTTTGCCAACAGATACGTTTTACCAGTTCTGGTGTAATTAAATTTTCAACTGGAATTTGCAAAGTTCCAGACAAGGTTGCTAATTGCAACCGAGCATGGGTCAATCTGGCATAACCAAGTGGATTCTTTTCCTTCCAAATTTTTATTGGCGGCAAGGTTGCAGATGGCACACGAAACTCAGGTTGGGCATCAATTGGGGTGTTAAGCGCAGTGGTTAATACCGATAACCAGCGATTAAATGGTGGTGCCTCTAATCTGGTGCGCCAACCAATAACCTTTGCTACCGCCTCTGAATTATCTGGCAGCTTAGTTGCCAGCTCTACTATCGCCGCATCACCTAATACTCTGCCTGGGGCGATATCTAATTGCCGAGCCAATTCATCACGTGAAAACCAAAGATCTCGAACTACCGTCATAGTTAATCTATCCCGCACCTTATGCATGCCAGAGGTTCTACGCCAACGATCTGGCTTAGGAGTATCTACAACCTGAAAATTTTCATAATTTTTAAGAATGGCTGCAAAATCCTGCTCAGCCCACTTTAATTTTTTCTGATCAACTAACAGCTCTG encodes:
- a CDS encoding HRDC domain-containing protein → MLTPLLAPRHGTPKIVDDEAGFAQVITDLAKGDGPIAVDAERASGYKYSQRAYLIQIYRKSGGLHLIDPIPLKNSKLWQLFNQNFSEYEWVIHASTQDLACLLEIGLKPKKLFDTELGARIAGCPRVGLGPLAESLLELSLAKEHSAVDWSIRPLKSEWIIYAALDVDILLDIRDKVAELLVDQKKLKWAEQDFAAILKNYENFQVVDTPKPDRWRRTSGMHKVRDRLTMTVVRDLWFSRDELARQLDIAPGRVLGDAAIVELATKLPDNSEAVAKVIGWRTRLEAPPFNRWLSVLTTALNTPIDAQPEFRVPSATLPPIKIWKEKNPLGYARLTHARLQLATLSGTLQIPVENLITPELVKRICWQNPPSESSEYEGFVKGELEKMGARPWQIEQVTSIIAACLSEIEPVLIPEPVESESEPEVAGP
- the efeU gene encoding iron uptake transporter permease EfeU, with the protein product MLSTFLIALREGLEAALIVGILVAYVVKTDRRNLLAPIWSGVALALAASFALGGFLSFTSAELSERGEQFFAGTTSFLAVALVTWMVFWMKRAARTLRDELHGKVDNALSAGPLALAAAAFFAVAREGLETALFVYTNFKTVAATSSASVGLVLGLTLAVVLGYLIYNRAIQLNLSKFFTITGVALIVVAAGVLSYGVHEYQELGWIPGDGSYAWDISSVMAKDSIAGSVLAGTIGFDVNTSWIQLFFWAAYLSIVLRLYTKPAKAKTLV